The genomic region ACCGCGCTGAGCACGCCGGTGGGGATGGCAACGATGAGCGTGACCACGAACGCCACGCCGACCAGCAGCGCCGTGTTGGGCACGCGCTCCAGCACCTCGGTCATCACGGGGCGCCCCGTCTGAAGGGAGGCGCCGAAGTCGCCGCGCACGGCGCCGCCCAACCAGCGGCTGTACTGCACGAGCCACGGGTCGTTCAGGCCGCGCTCCTCCATGAGGCGCGCGATGTCGGCCTGGGTGATGCTCGGGTCGCGCTCGAGCTGCGCTAGCGGGCTGCCCGGGCTCGCCTGCAGCAACGCGAACACGGTGGCGCTCACCACCAGCAGGAGCGGCAGGCTCTCGACCAGGCGCCTCAAGACGTAGCGCGTCATGACCGAGGACCCGCCGCTCCGCCGGGCCTTACTCCAGGTACCAGTCGGCCACGTCCCAGCTGATGCCGGCCCACGTGTTGGCGTTCACGCCCTTGAGGCGAACCGACAGCGCGCTGCCGTCAGCGAACTGGTAGAGGTAGATCTGCGGCAGCTCCTCGTTGATGGCCTCGGCCACGTTGCAGTAGTCGGCCTTGCGGACCGTGAGGCTCGGGCTGCTGCCGGCCTCGTCGAGCCAGGCGTCCACCTGGGGGTTGGACCAGCGGCTGTAGTTGCCGCCCACGCCGCCGTTCTCCTCCGTGGGTATGCGGCTGGACGCGAGCAGGTCGTACACGTGCGCCTGCGGGTTGATGCCGGCGCCCGTGTCGTACATGAGGATGTCGAAGTCGCCCGTCTTGCGCGCCGCGCCGTCGGCCCACCCGCCGAAGAGCACGCTCTGCTCGACGTTGCGGACGTTCAGCTCCACGCCGACGCTCTTGTACATGTCGGCGATGACCAGCTCGGTCTGCTCGAGGAGGCGGAAGTCCGTGTAGCCCATCACGTCGAGGCTGAGGCGCGTGCCGTCGGCCGCGTACTTGGCGCCCTTGGCCACGCGCACCCCGCCGCTGCCCATGACCCAACCGGCCTCGTCCAGGAGCTGCGCCGCCCTGTCCGGGTCGTAGTCGTAGCCGTCGACCTCGCAGGTGTACCAACCGAGCTCGAAGGGCGAGTTGGCGCGCTGGACGCGGCCCTCGGCCAGGCCGTCGATGATGGAGTCGTAGTCGATGGCGTAGGCGAGCGCCTGGCGCACGCGCAGGTCACCGAGGATCGGGTGCGGCGCCTGCCCGATCACGGGGTTGCCGCGCTCGCCCAGGTTGAGGAACATGCGGAGGATGTAGATGGACGGCACCAGCACGTAATCGACGTTGCCTGACGCCTGGAGCGCGTCGCGCTGGTTGGCGCCGGGCCACAGCATGCGCTCCGCGTCGCCGCGGACCATCATGGCCACGCGCGTCTCCTCGCTCGGCACGACCATGTAGACGAGCCTGTCGAGGTACGGCTTGGCGGGATCGCGGTAGCGCTCGTTGCGCTCCATGATGATGCGGTCGCCCGCTCGCCACTCGCCTAGCACGAACGGGCCGGTGCCAACAGGGTCGCGGTTGAAGGCCCAGCTGCTCATGTCGGTGAGCTCGCCGGAGGCGTGGCGCGGCAGGATGCCGTACTGGAAGAGGTCCAAGTAGCTCGAGTCGAACTCGCTGAACTCGACGACGGCCGTCGAGTCGTCGACCGCCGTCACGGACACGACCTTGGCGAACAGCCCACCGCGCACCGAGTTGGCACCCTGCGTGGCGGCCTCGTACGTGAAGACCACGTCGTCGGCGGTGACGGCCACGCCGTCCGACCAGGTCAGGCCGGGCTTGAGTGTCCAGGTGACGCGGAGCCCGTCCGGTGACACGTCGCCGTTCTCCGGTGTCGGCACCCGCGCCGCCATGACGGGCACGTACTCCCCGGCCGGGTTCACGGTCAGTAGCGGCTCGACGATGGCGGGCGCCACCTGCGAGGTGATGAGGGCGGTGCTCAGGTAGGGGTTGAGGGTGGGGATGTCCTCCGGCAGGAGGACCGTGGCGGTGCCGCCCCGGGTCTGGGCAAGGCCCGTGCCCAGCAGCGCGGCGAGGAGGA from Trueperaceae bacterium harbors:
- a CDS encoding peptide ABC transporter substrate-binding protein, which translates into the protein MAAVLLAALLGTGLAQTRGGTATVLLPEDIPTLNPYLSTALITSQVAPAIVEPLLTVNPAGEYVPVMAARVPTPENGDVSPDGLRVTWTLKPGLTWSDGVAVTADDVVFTYEAATQGANSVRGGLFAKVVSVTAVDDSTAVVEFSEFDSSYLDLFQYGILPRHASGELTDMSSWAFNRDPVGTGPFVLGEWRAGDRIIMERNERYRDPAKPYLDRLVYMVVPSEETRVAMMVRGDAERMLWPGANQRDALQASGNVDYVLVPSIYILRMFLNLGERGNPVIGQAPHPILGDLRVRQALAYAIDYDSIIDGLAEGRVQRANSPFELGWYTCEVDGYDYDPDRAAQLLDEAGWVMGSGGVRVAKGAKYAADGTRLSLDVMGYTDFRLLEQTELVIADMYKSVGVELNVRNVEQSVLFGGWADGAARKTGDFDILMYDTGAGINPQAHVYDLLASSRIPTEENGGVGGNYSRWSNPQVDAWLDEAGSSPSLTVRKADYCNVAEAINEELPQIYLYQFADGSALSVRLKGVNANTWAGISWDVADWYLE